GTGCGTCGAGTTGCAGTGGCGCAGGATGTGATGCGTCATGCGCTTCGAAATGCCGGCGGCGGTGGCGAGCGACAGGATCGCACTGCGCAAATTGCCAATGTGTGTTTCCGGCCCACCGCAGCGCTCACACTTGTAGGTGCGCGTATCCCCACGTGGCAACAGCCACCGTGCGTGCGGGTTCTGATGCTTCAATGTCAGCAAGACTGTGCGCATGGGCTCGACGAGCGGGATATCCCGGTCTTCCTGATCCTTTGGTGACCAGCCTTTCTTCACCCGAATGCGGAGGACCTCCTCTTCTTCATCGACATCGCAGGGTTCGAGGTGCCGGGCTTCGTCGATGCGGAGACCACCTTGATATACCGTTAACAGACTGGCGTACGCATAAGGCTTGAGCAGCGCCGCTGCGTCCAGGAACGCCCTCATCTCCTCGGCCGTCGGGATCTGCTGTTTGCGCTTGGGGACGGTGGGTTTTTCGATGTCGGCTACAGGATTTTGGCTTGTGTAACGGTACACCTTTCGGGCCACTCGAAAGACGGCAGACAAACAGTGCAGTTCCTTCAACACCGTCGATCGTTTGACCAGAGCCAACCGGCGTTGTTTCCATGTTTCGATCTCCTCTGGTTCCACGTCATCGAAACGAGACTTGCCGAAGGTCGGAATGATCTGATTCTTCAAAATATCGCGATGTCGATTCCGCGTGTTCCCGGCTCGATTGCCGACGAGATACTGCCAAAATTGGCCACCGCGGTCGTCGCAATCTTTCTTGTCGGGCAGCCGACAGAAGTCTGCGATGGTCAGCTTCTGTCCTTTCACCTGCCCCGGCGTCTTGCCCTGATACTTGTCCAATAACACCTGGGCCGCCGCGGCGGCCGCGATCATATTGGTCTTGCCGGTACTGAGCTGGATCGGCTTGGCGCCTTTCCGTGGCGTGAACTTCACATAAATCGTCGGCCGATCCTTTCGGCGATACAGACACCCTTTGTCGATTGTCACGGTTGTGGCCATGGAACCCTCTGGTAAAACGTGGATGGGGAGTGACGCTTACGAATCGCTCCTGGGTGGCTCGTTCATTCGAGGGCCTCGGCGGCCGCGATCCAGCCATTGAAGGATTTCAACTTTGACAAACCGCAGGGTGCCGCCAAATTTTCGGTGCGGGATGCGATCGGTACTGGTCAGTGAGTAGATGTAACTGGGCTTGCATTTCAAAAAGGCGCAGATCTCTGGTAGCGTCATCAGTTCGGGGAGTGTCACTCCTGCCACCTGCGGCAGGGTGGGCATGAACGGAATGGTCCTTTGATGAGGTGCTGTCTTTTCATCCGGCTTGGCAACATCAGGATGGGCCGTCACGTTCTCCCCAGGACCTGGGAGCGTGGAAGGGGAGCGTGATGGGACACTCTTCGAGGCACTCACCTGGGACGTGCCGCGCCCCCGTGTTGTCAGGGAAAGCGTCTCGTATTTGTCAGCTGGCTGGTTCATCTTGGGGTCCATGGCTCTATCCTTTCCCGTATGACACGGTGGTCTAATGCGTACAGGTTGGATGATAGGGCGTGAGTGGATGTTGCGGCGGTGCAGAACTGACCAGAACGCGAGTACTTCTGGCAGTGAGCACGCGTACCCATCTGGACAGAATGGTTTCTCGGAGGCTTATTCGATGGTGAGGGGCGCAACTCGTTAGAACATGGAGTGATGCTGTGCGTACTACTGTGTCACCGACGGTTCATCTGTGAAAGATGTCAGTGCGGTGGTAGGCGGTTCGTGCGGGCATGATGGTTGCTGTGTAAATCACCTTAGGGAGCAAGAGGGAGGCGGCTTTTTTCTCTCCTCCCTCTCGCTCCCTGCCGTTGTCCCTTAGTTTGCCTGTTGTCCTTCCGTATCTCGAAGATGGAAGTTGTACTTCCAAAGGATAAAGTCCTTGTACTTCTGAAAGTGTCGGTGAATGAGCTTCTCACTGATGAGATCATGCTCCCGCGTTGATCGAAAATACTTCTGCAAAATTGGAAGTGCATTCATGTGTTGGTTCTCCATAAATAATCTCCTTTGAGTGTTGATGTTCCGGAGTGCCATCGAGCACATTAGTATCGGCAGGTTCACGATTTGCTTACACCAATATCGTCCCTCTGGCCGTCGTTGAGACGATTGGGCGTGAGGGGGGAGGATGGGGGAAGCAATAACCGCAGACGATGGGCGGCTTGTCTGAGTTGAGCTACATTAATGAGGGAATAGCGAAGCGGACTTTTGGGGGGCCACATGCGTGGCCCGTCAATCATTGGAAGTGCACGTGGAACAAGGCTGTTCATAGTGCGCCCTCTTTCTTGTGGGCAAGACTTTCTCCAGAGATGGTTGAAGCGTAGGGGATAGACGGGGGAGGGGACGCCCTCCGCCGTCGTGATTCCCTGTTAGTTTTCATCGAATGGCTTGAGGAGCCGGTGCCGGATCCCCAACTCGTATGCGACTTGCTGGGGTGACACATTCCGCATATTCCGAATGAAACGTCGAGCGGCGTTTCGCCTGAGAACTGACATGTGAGTCGGTTGAAGCTTGAGCGTGTGGAGTACCTGGAGCCACACGTGGTTATATAAATAGAGCCGTGAATAGGGTTTTCCTGTGTGGATGTTGGTAAACATAAAGAGGGGGTGGGCCGGCGGTCGCGGATTATTTAATAGGGCCTGAGCGTCGGCAAACAGTCGATTGCCCAACGGGTCTGAGAGGGATACCGTCCTTGGCCGTTCGATCGGGACCAATGCCGATCCAGTCCAGATTTGGTGGATCGTGATCGCTCTCTTTGAGATGTCCTCGGCGGTCACGGCCAAGCCTTCTGAAAGACGAAGCCCGAGTTCATCTAACAATCCGAAGAGCGGATACTCTCGAGGAAACTGGCGCGCAATCTCCCGCAGAATCAGGTCTTGCTGTGAGATGGTGATGAGAGGAAAGCAACGTGTACACATATCGTGTGTCCTTTCGGCGGAGCGAGTAATAAGTGGCTCGGGCCGCGCGCTCCAGAGTGGCCGAACCTTATGGTGAGATGTTATTGGAAGCGGGCGGCCAGCGAGTAGGACGAAAAGTGCCAGGTTCCATCGGGTGGGGGCAGTTGCCCTGAGACGGTAAGAAGCAGGGAGCTAGGCGGCGTGCGGGTTATTCGGCTTGTCTTGGGGGGCGACGATGGCGAAATCGGTGACTGCGCGATCGTGAAATGGTGCTAGAGCATTGACCACCAAGTGTCCACGGACTGATTGGATGTGGTTGGATCTGGTAGGAAGAGATTGGATGTGGGATGTGCGCTTGAAAGCTTGGCAACGCCACAGCTAGAGCGACGATTCGGTGATTGTGTAGGGAATCAGGTGGAGGCGATGGGTTCAGAGCATTGCTTTACCAAAGTTATGCTCTAACAATAAAACCAGTGGTAAATTAAGGGTTTGGAGGAGTGTTTGGGGAAGCACTGTCCACCAGCTGTCCACCGGAATTGCCATTTTGATATTTCGACTGAATGTAGCCGCGAAGCTTCCTAGACGCGTCGCGCACGTCTTCTTCATCAATAATGTTGTAGCGGTCAAACATGGAGGTCGTCTTGTGCCCGATGATCAACATGATGGTTTTCTGGTCGACACCCGCTCGTCTCAGGTTGCGAACACCGGTTCGACGGAGATCATGAAATGTGAGCCCTTCGTACCCCTTGAGACTCTGTGTCTTCGCCGTGGGATTCTTCCAGCTTCCTAGGCCGGAAGCAACGCATGAGCGTTCCCACTGATAGCGAATGCTATCAGTCTTTTCCCCATCTCTGTGGCAGAAGTATTTGCAGTTTGGATGAGACTGGAGGGTTTGCGCTTCCCACCGGGCCAGGACCTCGTACGGATCACCACTCAGGGTAATAAAACGCGGTTCGCCGTTCTTGGTTTCCCCTGGCCGCAGGTCAATGGTGACATCTTGCTTATTATGATCAAAGGTAACTTGTATCCGTTCAAGACCCAGCACTTCGTCTAAGCGCATCCCTGACCAGTGTCCGATGGTAGAAGGTACTTGAACCCACTCAGGTTGATGGGTTCTGAGGCGTTCAAAATCTGGCCAATTGACGAATCCGCTTTTTGGCGGATTTTCTTTCAATTGGTGCCACACCGGTTTCGCGGTCACCAATTTCGGCTCTGCCTCGAGCCCTAATTGATAACCTCGCATCAAGAAACCAATGCGCTTGTTGACGGTTCCTGCTTCCAGAAGCATCAGCTTCTTTCTTCCGCCGACTTTTTGAGGAACGGTCATCCATTCCTTGGCCAGCGATTTGAGATAGCTTCCCTTGATACTCTCTGCCGGCTTCGTCCCAATGAGTTTATTCCACAACGCGGCGTTAGCCACATCATGCTCACCGACCGAACCCTTTAACCCTCGATCTTCTAGTACGAGATCGATCAGCATTGCAACGGTGGTGGTAGATTCCTTGGGCCACCCAAAAACACCGCGATAGTACTGTTCGTAGAGCGAATTGACGATCCTTTGGGCCGTTTCACGGTTGCCATGCACGACCTTGCGTATCCGGCCCGCCTTACGGTTTGGATGAATATCAATCCATTGCTTGTTGCGCCCAATCGTTTTGATCATACAATGACTACTCGTAATGTGGGGGCGAATGCTTTCGCTCCCAGTCTTCAATGACACCAAGCGCTATTCGCCAGCGGGCGCGGGAGCCGTTGCCAAGTTTCATGGCTGGTATGCCTCCCGGCAGGCCAAGGACAGCGCGATATAAGTATTCGACCGACACTTGCCACCGATGGGCCAGTTGTTTGGGTGTGAGAAAGTCTTTTTCATGTGACGGCATCTTTCCGCTCCTTTTGCTTCCGAAGCACGTACATCGCGCTTCACGAGTAGGAACGGGGAGATGGCTCCTTCTGACCGTTAGCTCACGTGGCAGTCGTTAGACTTAGCTGCGCCGCATACCTTTAATAGGCTGCCGGGTGGATTCGTACGGGCCTGAGTGTGAGTCAGCTACGAGGAATAAATGGCAGTACTGTATGGGAGTGGCGTTGATTGAAAGTGATTGCCTTGGGGCATGCACGCTGGGATAGCCGCGATCATGCATCTGCGAATTGATGAGGCGATCCTTGAATTTGCCTGGCTTCAGGTTTGGTGGTCGTAACTATGATCTCGCGTTGATCGTCCAGCGAGTCTTGGTGACCAGGAGCGTTACAACGGCTCGTTCGCGTTTTCCTCAAGGACCGAAGCTTTGAGACGTTCTTGTCCACGAAGGCTCAACCGTTATCCCTGAAGTGTCACAGCAGCCTAGGTGAACAAAAGAGGTTGGCGTAGTGTTGCATAGGCCATTACAAGGCCGCATGTTTGTGGAAAAGCTTCGCGGCGTGCCCATACGC
This genomic stretch from Nitrospira defluvii harbors:
- a CDS encoding tyrosine-type recombinase/integrase, which codes for MATTVTIDKGCLYRRKDRPTIYVKFTPRKGAKPIQLSTGKTNMIAAAAAAQVLLDKYQGKTPGQVKGQKLTIADFCRLPDKKDCDDRGGQFWQYLVGNRAGNTRNRHRDILKNQIIPTFGKSRFDDVEPEEIETWKQRRLALVKRSTVLKELHCLSAVFRVARKVYRYTSQNPVADIEKPTVPKRKQQIPTAEEMRAFLDAAALLKPYAYASLLTVYQGGLRIDEARHLEPCDVDEEEEVLRIRVKKGWSPKDQEDRDIPLVEPMRTVLLTLKHQNPHARWLLPRGDTRTYKCERCGGPETHIGNLRSAILSLATAAGISKRMTHHILRHCNSTHNRQLGAKDYEVMELLGQQSTKIHTIYTHAEWQHIVEATQRLGASIGGAGLSAWLSARPQEAEKSNRSRT
- a CDS encoding helix-turn-helix domain-containing protein codes for the protein MDPKMNQPADKYETLSLTTRGRGTSQVSASKSVPSRSPSTLPGPGENVTAHPDVAKPDEKTAPHQRTIPFMPTLPQVAGVTLPELMTLPEICAFLKCKPSYIYSLTSTDRIPHRKFGGTLRFVKVEILQWLDRGRRGPRMNEPPRSDS
- a CDS encoding site-specific integrase, whose amino-acid sequence is MIKTIGRNKQWIDIHPNRKAGRIRKVVHGNRETAQRIVNSLYEQYYRGVFGWPKESTTTVAMLIDLVLEDRGLKGSVGEHDVANAALWNKLIGTKPAESIKGSYLKSLAKEWMTVPQKVGGRKKLMLLEAGTVNKRIGFLMRGYQLGLEAEPKLVTAKPVWHQLKENPPKSGFVNWPDFERLRTHQPEWVQVPSTIGHWSGMRLDEVLGLERIQVTFDHNKQDVTIDLRPGETKNGEPRFITLSGDPYEVLARWEAQTLQSHPNCKYFCHRDGEKTDSIRYQWERSCVASGLGSWKNPTAKTQSLKGYEGLTFHDLRRTGVRNLRRAGVDQKTIMLIIGHKTTSMFDRYNIIDEEDVRDASRKLRGYIQSKYQNGNSGGQLVDSASPNTPPNP
- a CDS encoding helix-turn-helix domain-containing protein, coding for MPSHEKDFLTPKQLAHRWQVSVEYLYRAVLGLPGGIPAMKLGNGSRARWRIALGVIEDWERKHSPPHYE